A region of the Ornithinimicrobium ciconiae genome:
ACGTCGTGACCCCCGACGAGATGCGCGCGCAGTACGGCTCCGACACCTTCCGGGTCTACGAGATGTCGATGGGCCCGCTGGAGCAGTACCGCCCCTGGGAGACCCGTGCCGTCGTCGGGAGCCAGCGCTTCCTGCAACGCCTGTGGCGCAACGTCATCGACGAGGAGACCGGGGAGGTGACCGTCTCCGACGACGAGCTGGACGAGACGACCGCGCGCTTCCTGGCCCGCACCGCCGACGGGGTCAAGACCGACTTCGAGCACCTGCGCGTCAACACTGCGGTGGCCAAGATGATCGAGTTCAACAACCATCTGACCAAGCTGGACCGGGTGCCGCGCGCCGCGATCCAACCGCTGGTGCAGATGGTGGCACCGGTCGCGCCGCACATCGCCGAGGAGCTGTGGTCGCGGCTGGGTCACGCCGAGTCGCTGGCCTATGAGCCGTTCCCCGAGGCGGATCCGGCGCTGCTGGTCGAGGAGACCGTGACCTGCGTCGTGCAGATCAAGGGCAAGGTCCGGGACCGCATCGAGGTGGCTCCCGACATCTCCGAGGACGAGTTGCGCGAGCTGGCGCTGGGCTCCGAGCGGATCAAGGAGCTGATCGGTGACGGCGAGCTGCGCACCGTGATCGTGCGCGCGCCCAAGCTGGTCAACATCGTCCCCGCCTGAGCGGACCACACCACTGTCGTGAGCCCGACCCGCCCGTGACCTGAGAGACTGCTGTCGTGCCCACCGCTGTGCTGACTGATTCGACCGCCTGCCTGACTCCTGAGCTGGCGACCGAGGCCGGGGTCTTCGTGATCCCGTTGCACGTCCAGGTGGGCCGACAGACATATGCCGAGGGCGTGGACATCACGGTCTCGGAGGTCGCCGACCTGCTGCGGGCGGGCAAGGAGAAGGTCGGCACCTCCCGGCCCGCACCCGGTGAGTTCGTCGAGCGGTTCCGTGAGGTGGCCCAGATCTCCGGGGCGGACTCGATCGTCGCGGTGCTCATCTCCGGGGCGATCTCCGGCACGGTCGAGGCTGCGCAGCTGGCCGCCCAGGCGGTGCGGGACGAGGTCACCGTCGAGGTGGTCGACTCCCGGATCCTGGGCATGGGCATGGGTTATGCCGCCGCTGCTGCCGCTGATGCTGCGTATGCCGGGGCGAGCCTGAGCGAGTGCGCCGAGATCGCTCGGGCCAGGTCCGCGGCGGCCTCGACCTATTTCTATGTCGACACCCTGGAGCACCTGCGGCGCGGGGGCCGGGTCGGCACGGCCCAGGCCATCCTCGGCTCAGCCCTGGCGATCAAGCCGCTGCTGACCCTGGCCGACGGGGAGGTGCAGCTGGCCGAGCGGGTGCGCACCCGCGCCAAGGCGCTGATCCAGCTGCAGTCCCGGTGCGTCGAGGCCTTTATCGCGGCGGAAAGCACGGGGACGGTGGTGGACGTGGCCGTCCATCATCTGGCCTGGCCGGACGAGGCCGAGAAGCTCCTGGACAACCTCCGGAACATGTTGCCGACCGGGGGTCGCTGGGACCTGGTGGAGCTCGGCGCCGTCGCTGGGGTGCACACCGGCCCGGGCACGCTCGCCGTCACCGTCGCCCCCCGCGCCTAACACCGGGCGCCTGACCTCGCCCCAGCGAACCGTGGTGTTCTCTCCGGGTGGCCTGACGTCGCGTGTTGTCCCCTCGGGGGGACTGAGCGCTCGGTCGTGCCCTCCGGACGCTGTCCACAGTCGGCGACCTCCACCGCGCCTGTCCACAGGAACTGCCACAGCGGGTCGGGCGACCCGGACTGCTGCCTAGCGTCACGGACATGGGAGAGCAGGATCGGCTGGCGGAGCTCCTCGAGCGTGCCACGCGTGAGCGTCGGGGAGACGACCACAACCGGTCCGAGGACGATCTGCCGAGCCGACCACGAGCCGGCCCACCAGGCGAGGTTCTCCTCGAGGGCTGGCTGGAGGAGGACGATGATCGCCAGTGGTCCGCGGAGCCGAGCGACACCGCAGACAGCAGTGAGCAGGTCACCGGCGGTGAGTGGCTGCCACCGGATCCCGGTCGACACCGCACCGACGGTGCGCGGCCGCCCGTCCTGACGGTGCCCCGCTCGCTGCGGTCGGTGACCCTCGGTGTCCGGCCACTCGCGGTCCTGGCACTGCTGGTCGTGGCGCTCGCCGCCGCGGGCATCTTCGGTCTGCGCTGGTGGCAGGCCGAGCGGGGAAGCACCCCACAGCCGCTGGCACCGCTGGCCGCCCAGGCTCCGGCATCTCCTAGGCAGGGTGACGCGGCGGCCGCGACCGCAGGATCAGCAGGGACCACGGGTGCCTCCGAGGAGGGTATGCCGACAGGCCAGGCCGTCGGAGAGGTGGCCGGCGCTCCGACGGCGTCCGAACTGCTCGTCCATGTCGCTGGAGAGGTGCGCAGCCCCGGTGTCGTGCGTCTCGAGCCCGGTGCCCGCGTCCACGACGCGCTCGCCGCAGCCGGCGGGCTGGCCCCCGATGCCGACACCAGCCGGCTCAACCTCGCGCGCACGGTGGCCGACGGGGAACGCATCTGGGTGCCCCGCCCGGGAGAGGATGTGCCCGAGGTCATCGACTCCAGCGGTGCTGCCCCGGGTGACCATGCGGGCGGTGGTTCTGCCCCGGCGCCGGGTGCAGGCGCAGACCAGCAGATCGACATCAACACCGCCGACCAGGCCCTCCTGGAGGAGCTGCCCGGGGTCGGTCCCGTGACGGCCACAGCGATCATCCAGTGGCGCACGGAGCACGGACGATTCAGCACCCCCGACGAACTGCTGGAGGTCAGTGGCATCGGGGAGGCAACCCTGGAGAAACTGCGTCCGCACGTGACGCTGTGAACGCCGCGGCCCCGGTGGGTGACACTCCCCGGCTGGATCTGCGGCTGCTGGTGCCCGCCCTCGTGGCCTGGGCCGTGATGGTGGCCATGGTCGTGCAGAGTGCCCGTGCCCAGTTGACGCTCGGCCTCGCCACACTTGCCGCCGCGATCGCGATGATCGGGCTGACCCGCGTGGGCGGACGAACGCGAGTGGGCAGCACGACACGGGTGGGTATGCCGTGGACTCGCAGGGCGCGAATAGACAGGGCGACGTCGCGTCCGCGCCAGTTGCCCCTGGGGGGTCTCGCAGCCCTGAGCCTGGTCGCGACCTCGCTCGTGCTGCTCTCGGGTGCGGCGCACCGGGCCACCGACGAGGCCGGACCGGTCCCGGAGCTGGCGCAGGAGCGGGCCGTGGTGACCATCACCGGCACCGTGCTCACCGAGCCGCGGTTGCTGGACCGCGGGGACGAACGACCCGACCTGGTCGTCCTGGAGCTCGGCCTGCGCAGCGTCGAGGCACGGGGCATGCGCAGCGCTGTCCGCACCCCGGTGGTGGTCTTTGCCGACCCGACCTGGCAGGACGTCCCGTGGCGCGGCACCGTGACGACCCTGGCCCGGCTCGCTCCGCCCGACCCGGGCGACTCGGTCGTCGCAGTCCTCACTCCGCTGGATCCGCCGACCCTGCACGGCGACACCAGCCCGGTCCTCACCGGCGTCGAGCGCGTGCGCGAGCGCCTTCGGCTGGCCGTCGGCCCCCTCCCGGTCGACGCCCGCGCCCTGATCCCTGGCCTCGTCATCGGTGACACGTCACTCACCCCGAGTGACCTGACTGACGCCATGCTCGCCACGGGCATGACACACCTGAGTGCGGTCAGCGGCTCCAACGTGGCGATCGTCCTCGGCGCTGCGATCCTGTTGTGCGGCTGGCTCGGAGTGCCCCGGCGGTGGCGCCCGGTCGTGGCCCTGGCCTGCCTGGTCGGTTTCGTCCTGCTCTGCCGGCCCGAGCCGAGCGTGCTGCGCGCCGGAGCGATGGGTGTGGTCGGCCTGATCGGGTTGAGCTCCTCACGACGCTCGGTGAGCCTGCCGGCCCTGGCGACCGCGGTCCTGGCCCTGCTCTGCTGGGACCCCTGGCTCGCCCGCTCCTACGGCTTCGCACTGTCCACCCTCGCGACCCTCGGCCTGGTGGTCTTCGCCCGACCCTGGGGCGACGCCATCGCCCGCCACCTGCCGAGGCGACTGTCCCTGCTGGGGGACGCGATCGCCATACCCCTGGCTGCCCAGGTGGTCTGTGCCCCGGTCATCGTGCTGCTTCAGGGCAATGTCAGCACCATCGCGGTCCTGACCAACCTGCTCGCGGCCCCGTTCGTGGCACCGACGACGGTCCTGGGGATCGGCGCCGCCCTCACCAGCACTGTCTGGGTGCCCTTGGGGATGCTCGTCGCATGGATCGGCGCGGTGCCCGCCTGGCTGATCGGGGCGGTGGCCCGCTGGGGCGCTACCGTGCCGATGGGCACGATCGGCTGGGTCGAGGGTGTCGGCGGTGCCTGGCTGTTGACCGGGCTGACCGTCGCAGTGCTGGCAGCGGGACGGTGGCTGCGCTGGCAGGCCGGCCGCCACCCACTGGCGGCGTGGTCAGTGCTCCTGCTCACCCTGGCGCTGCTGTGGCCCACCCCCGGGCGCCACGGATGGCCACCGCAGGGTTGGGTCGTCGCCGGGTGCGACGTCGGCCAGGGCGACGCCTTCGTGGTGGCGACCGGGCCGGACAGCGCACTGCTGGTCGACACCGGACCCGACCCGCAGCTCCTCGCTGCCTGCCTGGACCTGCTCGGCGTCCGCCGCCTCGACGGCCTCGTCCTCAGTCACTTCCACGCCGACCACGTCGGAGGTCTGGACGCGGTGGTCGGGCGGATCCCCGTGGCGGCCGCCTATGTCACGCCCGTCCGCGACCCGCCCGGGGAGGCTGACCAGGTCCTGTCCGCGCTCGCCGCCAACAACATCCCGACGTATGCCGTCACCGCTGGCGACCACCTCCTCTGGGGCGACGTGGGTCAGGTGAGCGCGACGGTGGTGTGGCCTCCTGCAGAGCGGGCTGCTGGCGAATCGCTCGGTGCGAACGACGGCAGCGTGGTGCTCGACTTCACCGCCTCGACGATGGGGAACGGCCTCCGCCTGCTGTTCACCGGTGACATCGAGCCGGGCGCGGCCCGAGGTGTGCGGCGTGCCCTGGAGGGGCAGCGCTTCGACGTGCTGAAGGTAGCCCACCACGGCAGCGCTGCGCAGGACGAGGCGCTGGTCACCGGGGTCGGTGCCACTGTGGCGCTGATCGGGGTGGGGGAGGACAACACCTTCGGGCACCCGAGCCGGACGGTGCTGTCGCTGCTCGCCGAGACCGGCACCGTCGTGCTGCGCACGGATCGGGACGGCACCTTTGCCGTGGTCCACGACGGACAGCGGCTCGGCGTGGTGCAGCGCCAGGGAGGTCGTGAAGATGCCGTGAACCCGCAGTGAGGGATCTGGCGTGACGGCGCTAGCGGGCCGGGGTGGTGCCCCGTGGCTTCCACCTAGCCCTGAGCGTCCTGGGTGCAGTCCGCCACCAGCCGTGGCAGCACGTCATCGAGCAGGGCGTCGATGCGCAGGGTCGCCCACTCGTCGCCCCGGGTGGCCCACCGGGTCACGACGGCGACCGGGATCCCGAGGGCGTGGGCGCGCTTGACGAACCGGAGTCCGCTCATCACCTGCAGCGACGAGCCCAGGACCAACAGGCCGTCCCCGGCCTCGACTGCCGCATAGGCCTGCTCGACCAGGGGTTTGGCGACCGAGCCTCCGAAGAAGACGACGTCCGGCTTGAGCAGGTCGGAGCCGCAGGTGACGCAGCGGACCAGACGGAACTCGGTGAAGTCCTGCGCGGCCAGCACGATGTCGCCGTCGGGACGGATCTCGTCGCTCTGCGCGGTGAATCCCGGGTTGGCGTCGGCGATCCACCGGTGCACCTCGGCGCGGTCAAAGCGTTCCTCGCACCGCAGGCAGACGATGACGTTGAGGTTGCCGTGCAGTTCGATGACCTCGCGTGATCCGGCCTCCTGGTGCAGACCGTCCACGTTCTGGGTGATGAGGCTCTCGACCTGGCCGCCGTGCTGCAGCGCAGCGATGGCGCGGTGAGCATCATTGGGCCGGGCGGCCCGAAAGTGCGCCCAGCCGACATAGCTGCGCGCCCAGTAGCGACGGCGGGCCTCCGCGGAGGCGAGGAACTCGGCGTACTGCATCGGCTGGACACGTCGGTTGCCGTCCGGGCCGCGGTAGTCGGGGATGCCTGATGCGGTGGAGACCCCGGCGCCGGTCAGGACCGTCACCCCGCCGGCGGCGACCAGGTCGCGGAGCCGTCGGTAGTCGTCCTCCGCCACCGTGGTGGGCGGTGGCATCGGGTTGGTGATGCTCACGGTAGTGAGCCTAACCACCGGTGGCGACGCTGACGGAATGGTGCGTCAGGTCGAGATCTCGGGCACTGGCGCACAGGGCGTCGACCGTGGCGCGCACCGCCGGCACCCGCAGCAGATCCGGGGTGGTCACGACCTGCACGGAGCGGCTTGATGCCGGGCTCAGGGGGATGGTGCGGACGCCGGGATGGGAGATGGACGCCAGGATCAGCTGCGGCACGAGCGCCACGCCGAGTCCCGCGGCGACCAGGCCCAGCACGGCGACGTAGTCCTCGGTCTCGAAACTCACGTCGGGACGAAAGCCTGCGAGATCGCTGAGCGCGAGCAGGTGCCCTCGGCAACGCGGGCAGCCGGCGATCCAGGGCTCCTCGGCAAGCTGCTTGATGTGGATGACGTCGTGGGCGGCCAGCGGATGGTCCACCGGCAGCGCGACGCTGACGGGGTCGCTGAGCAGGTCGATGACCTCCAGACCCTCCAGGTCGTCCTCGCCGCGTCCGGCATCGGTGCCCTCCCAGGTGAAGGCCACCGCGAGATCACAGGTGCCCTCTCGCAGGGCAGCCAGCGACTCCGGGGGCTCGGCCTCGGAGAAGGTGACGGTGACGCCCGGGTGCTCGGTCTTCACGCGGGCCAGAGCCGTCGGGACAAGCGTGGCAGAGGAGGAGGGGAAGGCCATCAGCCGCACCCGTCCGCTCTCCAGCCCGGCGATGGCCGCGACTTCGGACTCGGCGTTGTCCAGCGCAGCCAGGACGGACACGGAGTGGCGGGCGAGGACCTCACCAGCCTCCGTGAGCCGGACCGCGCGACCGTTCCGTTCGACTAGCACGGTCCCCACGCGTTGCTCCAACCTGCGCACCATCTGTGACACGGCAGGCTGGGTGTAACCCAGCGAGCGCGCCGCCGCGGTGAAGCTCCCCTCGGCAGCGACCGCCCTCATCACTCGCAAACCCGCAACATCAAGCATGCCGGTAAGGATAACGCGAACTTATGGCTGATGCCAGGTTCAGAAGTCCGACGAGGGCGGAGGCGGCGGGGGAGCCGAGGGACGAGCCTCGGGCTGCCCCGGGGTGGAGGGGCTACCCATCGGCGGTGCCTGCTGGCCACCCATCGGCGATGCCTGACCACCGGGCGGAGGCGGCGTCTGGCCACCGGGCGGAGGTGGCGTCTGACCACCGGGCGGAGGTGGCGTCTGATAACTGCCCGGCGGAGGCGGCGGAGTCGTGTGCAGTGTCAGATTCTGCAGGTGACCGCCCACCTCCTGCTGCTGCAACGCCTCGCGCAACCGGGTGAGCTCTGCGGGGTCGATCGGCTGACCGTGCTGCTCGCGCCAGGTGAGGAGACCGTAGTCGCGCAGGAGCCGCTCTGCGTCCCCGCTGCTGGTCCAGTTGGTCGACGCCTGGTTGAGTGCGGAGTCTGCCTTGGCGGCAAGATCAGTCGCCGCGGCCTTGGCCTTGTCCAGAAATCCCATGGCTGGGAGCATAGCCCGGCGGGATGTCCACGACACGTCGTTCGCGGGCACAGATCTTGAGCGGGTCGCGAGATGGCCGGCACACAGGGAGAGGGAGCGCCAAGCGCTATGACGATTCACGGAAAACTGTTCAGCCAGCACGCCGAGAACGAGTCGACCGACCCGTTCGTCCAACAGAACAAGAAGCTGCTCAAGGTCTCGATGGCCTACGGCCCGGTGCTTGCGCGGACAGGGTCGATGGTGGCCTACCAGGGCAGCGTCAACTTCAAGAACAAGGGGTCCGGCGGGCTCAACAAGATGCTCAAGTCCGCGATGACCGGTGAGGGTGTCGACCTGATGGAGTGCACCGGCCAGGGCGAACTCTTCCTGGCTCATGACGCCGCTGACATCCAGGTGATCTATCTGGAGAACGACTCGATCTCGGTCAATGGCAACAGCGTCCTGGCGTTCTCTGCGTCCATCGACTGGGACATCCACCGCATCCAGGCCCGCGGAGGCATGATGACCGGCGGGCTCTACAACGTCACGCTGCGCGGGACCGGCTACGTCGCCGTCACGACGCACGGCGAGCCAGTCGCCCTCGACGTGGGCAGCGCGCCAACCTTCGGCGACGCCCAGGCTGTCGTGCTGTGGACCTCAGGGGTCACCATGGACCTCAAGGTGGACACCGGCGGTCTGAAGTCCATGATCCGTGGCGGCACCGGCGAGATGCTGCAGATGGCCTTTGGGGGACAGGGGCACGTGCTGATCCAGCCGTCCGAGGGCGTCGTGACCGGCGGCACGGAGAAGACGAGCAGCGCGAGCTTCTTTGGCCAGTGACGTGAGGCGGCGCTTGCGCAGCGGTGCCGCGCAGAGGCTCGCTGGCTCAGAGGCGCAGATATAACACGTAATTATGCAAATCCTAATAACTGTGGGGTTGTGTAATCGCTGTGGTTCCGTCACGGTTGGACCATGACTGCCGTGACGGAACCTTCCGCTGTCGCCAGCCTGGCTCGTGAGTTGTGGGCGCCGGTGCCTGGATATCTCAATGCCTCGACCCTCGGGCTGCCTCCGCGCATCGTCATCGACGTGATGCAGGAGGCTCTCCTCGAGTGGCAGAGCGGCCAGGCCTGCCCCACGCGCTACGGAGATCTGGCAGAGCAGGCGCGGAGGCGCTATGCCGAGCTGATGGGCGTCCCCGCCGCCACCGTTGCCATCGGCTCACACACGTCGGTCCTCGTCGGCACCGTCGCCACCTCGCTGCCCGATGGGGTTGAGATCCTTTGCCCTTCAGGCGACTTCACCTCGTTGACCTTCCCCTTCGAGGTGCAGGCACAGCGCGGCGTCACCGTCCGCCACGTGCCCTTGCAGGAGCTGGCGCAGGAGATCACCCCGCGCACTCATCTCGTCGCCTTCAGCCTGGCCCAGAGCAGCACGGGTGACCTCGCGGACGTGACCGCAGTCTGCGAGGCGGCCGCCCGGCACGGGGCGCTGACCCTCTGTGACGTGACGCAGGCGGCGGGATGGATGCCGGTGGACGCGGGGCTGTTCGACATCACGGTGTGCTCGGCCTACAAGTGGCTGTGTCAGCCGCGGGGGACTGCCTATCTCACCGTGCGTCCGGAGGCTGCTGATCGTCTCGTGCCCAACAATGCCGGTTGGTATGCCGGACAGTCGGTCTGGGAGTCCGTCTACGGACCGCAGATGTCGCTGGCCCGGGACGCGCGACGCTTCGACGTCTCGCCGGCCTGGCTGTGCTGGGTCGGCGCCGCAGCGGCCGCAGAGACCTTCGCGCAGCTGGACCTTGTCCAGGTGCGCGAGCACGACGTGCGCCTGGCCAATGCCCTGCGTGAGCGACTGGGCCTGGAGACGTGTGCCCGACCCGTGGTCACTCTGGAGGACGGTGACGGCTCACGGATCGCGCAACTGGAGGCCGCCGGAGTGCGCTGCGCCAGTCGAGCGGGCCGCGTCCGGCTCTCCTTCCACGTCTGGAACACCGACGACGACGTCGACCTGGTCATCGACGCGCTGGGGTGACCGAGGACCGCACCACCGCACCACCGCACGGCCGGTGGTCGCGGCGCTCGCGTGACCCAGGACCGCACCGTCCGGCCGGTTGTCGCCTGCGCCTGACCAGTGCGGTCGCTGCACCCTCGCCTGTTGGTCACCTGCGGGTCGGCATGCTGTTCACCCTCTGGTCACGCGGCCCCGCTTCCCTGAGGGGGTGCTGCAGCACCAGCCCCACGGCCCGGTGACACCGGGGGATCCGCAGTCGGCCCAGATGGACGCCGCGCGGGCTACCGCGCATCACGGCCCGTCGGCGCCGGGGCCGCGCAGCGGGTCGGCCCTGTGCTTGTCCGGCGGCGGCTTCCGCGCCGCCCTGTTCCACCTGGGGGCCAAGCGCAGACTGAACGAGCTCGGCATACTCGGTCGGCTGCGCACGATCAGCGCGGTCTCGGGCGGGGCCATCGTGGCCAACCTGCTGGCCGACCCCCGCCTGACCTGGCCGGACCCACAGGGCGAGCCGGCCCAGGTGGGAGGTTTTGAGGAGTGCGTGGCCGAGCCGCTGCGGAGGCTGACCGGTCGCAACGTGCGCACCCCGGCGCTGCTCTCCCGACTTCGCCCGAGCGGGTGGACTCGTCCGGACGCCAGCGTCGAGAGCCTGGCCCAGCAGCTGACCGAGCTGGTGCCCTGGTGGGGGAGCGACCTGCGCTACACCGACCGCTCCGGCCCCGTGATCCTCACGTCAGCGACCGAGATCGGCTATGGCGTGAGCTGGGTCTTCGCGGACTCCCGCTCGGTGACCCCGCGCGGCCGGATCGGTGACTACCGGCTGGGGCATGCCGCGCCGCCTCCCGGGCCGCGGATCGCCGATGCGGTGGCCGCGTCCTGCGCCTACCCACCGTTCTTCCCACCGATGGAGCTGGACGGTCGCACCCTTGCCCTCCAGGGAGGGGTTCCTGACCCCAGCGAGGCACCGGAGGTCAGCGATGGTCTGCTCTCGAGGATCCAGCTGGCCGACGGGGGCATCTACGACAACCTGGGGGTCGAGCCGGTCTGGTCCGACCACGCGGCGGTCCTGGTCAGCGACGGTGGGGCCGTCTTCCGCTCGCGTCCCGCCGGGTCCCTCGTGGGCCGGTTGCTGCACACCCTGTCCATCGCGGGGTCGGGAGCGCAGACCACCCGGCTGCGCTGGTTGCGGGCCAGCTTCTCAGCGGGGCTGGTGCAGGGGGCGACCTGGTCACTGGAGTCCACCAACACGGTGTCGCGGGTGCCCGGTCACGGACCGGCTCCTGGCGAACGGGAGAGCTATCCGCCCCACCTGGTCGACCAGATCAACCAGATGCGCACCGACCTGGACGCCTTCCGCCCCGCCGAGCAGCACATCCTCGAGCGCCACGGGTATGCCGTCGCGGACGCCTCCGTGCGCCGGCACAGCCCGCAGTTGGTCGCCCGGGAGGCCGACTTCGAGCCGCCACACCCCGAGGTGGCCGACCCCGAGACCGTCGGTCGCGAGCTGCGTGACTCGGGCCAGGTGCGGGCCCTGGGCCGTCGCTGACCGAGGTTCCTGTCCGACGCACCAACTGGCGCGCTAACTGACGGGCTGACTCGTGGCGAGACGCAACCCCGTTTACAGCGCTGCCCGCTTGAGTCACAATGAAAGGCGTGCCTACTGGCCGTGACCCGTTCGAGGTCGTCGTCGAGATCGTGACGGCTGTCTCGCGGGCCCCCGACCGTCTCGAGGAGCGGGTCGACGCCATCATCGACATCCTGTTGCTGGAACTGACTGCGACGGTCGGCCTCCTGGTTAGGGCCGACCTGGCACGGCTGCACGTGCAGGTGGTCGGCCGGATGATGCGTCCCGGGGCGACGAGGAGCCTGACGGCCCAGGTGCGGGACCAGCTCTCTGATCCGTTGCTGGGG
Encoded here:
- a CDS encoding DegV family protein, which produces MPTAVLTDSTACLTPELATEAGVFVIPLHVQVGRQTYAEGVDITVSEVADLLRAGKEKVGTSRPAPGEFVERFREVAQISGADSIVAVLISGAISGTVEAAQLAAQAVRDEVTVEVVDSRILGMGMGYAAAAAADAAYAGASLSECAEIARARSAAASTYFYVDTLEHLRRGGRVGTAQAILGSALAIKPLLTLADGEVQLAERVRTRAKALIQLQSRCVEAFIAAESTGTVVDVAVHHLAWPDEAEKLLDNLRNMLPTGGRWDLVELGAVAGVHTGPGTLAVTVAPRA
- a CDS encoding ComEA family DNA-binding protein, whose translation is MGEQDRLAELLERATRERRGDDHNRSEDDLPSRPRAGPPGEVLLEGWLEEDDDRQWSAEPSDTADSSEQVTGGEWLPPDPGRHRTDGARPPVLTVPRSLRSVTLGVRPLAVLALLVVALAAAGIFGLRWWQAERGSTPQPLAPLAAQAPASPRQGDAAAATAGSAGTTGASEEGMPTGQAVGEVAGAPTASELLVHVAGEVRSPGVVRLEPGARVHDALAAAGGLAPDADTSRLNLARTVADGERIWVPRPGEDVPEVIDSSGAAPGDHAGGGSAPAPGAGADQQIDINTADQALLEELPGVGPVTATAIIQWRTEHGRFSTPDELLEVSGIGEATLEKLRPHVTL
- a CDS encoding ComEC/Rec2 family competence protein, translated to MNAAAPVGDTPRLDLRLLVPALVAWAVMVAMVVQSARAQLTLGLATLAAAIAMIGLTRVGGRTRVGSTTRVGMPWTRRARIDRATSRPRQLPLGGLAALSLVATSLVLLSGAAHRATDEAGPVPELAQERAVVTITGTVLTEPRLLDRGDERPDLVVLELGLRSVEARGMRSAVRTPVVVFADPTWQDVPWRGTVTTLARLAPPDPGDSVVAVLTPLDPPTLHGDTSPVLTGVERVRERLRLAVGPLPVDARALIPGLVIGDTSLTPSDLTDAMLATGMTHLSAVSGSNVAIVLGAAILLCGWLGVPRRWRPVVALACLVGFVLLCRPEPSVLRAGAMGVVGLIGLSSSRRSVSLPALATAVLALLCWDPWLARSYGFALSTLATLGLVVFARPWGDAIARHLPRRLSLLGDAIAIPLAAQVVCAPVIVLLQGNVSTIAVLTNLLAAPFVAPTTVLGIGAALTSTVWVPLGMLVAWIGAVPAWLIGAVARWGATVPMGTIGWVEGVGGAWLLTGLTVAVLAAGRWLRWQAGRHPLAAWSVLLLTLALLWPTPGRHGWPPQGWVVAGCDVGQGDAFVVATGPDSALLVDTGPDPQLLAACLDLLGVRRLDGLVLSHFHADHVGGLDAVVGRIPVAAAYVTPVRDPPGEADQVLSALAANNIPTYAVTAGDHLLWGDVGQVSATVVWPPAERAAGESLGANDGSVVLDFTASTMGNGLRLLFTGDIEPGAARGVRRALEGQRFDVLKVAHHGSAAQDEALVTGVGATVALIGVGEDNTFGHPSRTVLSLLAETGTVVLRTDRDGTFAVVHDGQRLGVVQRQGGREDAVNPQ
- a CDS encoding NAD-dependent protein deacetylase; the encoded protein is MSITNPMPPPTTVAEDDYRRLRDLVAAGGVTVLTGAGVSTASGIPDYRGPDGNRRVQPMQYAEFLASAEARRRYWARSYVGWAHFRAARPNDAHRAIAALQHGGQVESLITQNVDGLHQEAGSREVIELHGNLNVIVCLRCEERFDRAEVHRWIADANPGFTAQSDEIRPDGDIVLAAQDFTEFRLVRCVTCGSDLLKPDVVFFGGSVAKPLVEQAYAAVEAGDGLLVLGSSLQVMSGLRFVKRAHALGIPVAVVTRWATRGDEWATLRIDALLDDVLPRLVADCTQDAQG
- a CDS encoding LysR family transcriptional regulator codes for the protein MLDVAGLRVMRAVAAEGSFTAAARSLGYTQPAVSQMVRRLEQRVGTVLVERNGRAVRLTEAGEVLARHSVSVLAALDNAESEVAAIAGLESGRVRLMAFPSSSATLVPTALARVKTEHPGVTVTFSEAEPPESLAALREGTCDLAVAFTWEGTDAGRGEDDLEGLEVIDLLSDPVSVALPVDHPLAAHDVIHIKQLAEEPWIAGCPRCRGHLLALSDLAGFRPDVSFETEDYVAVLGLVAAGLGVALVPQLILASISHPGVRTIPLSPASSRSVQVVTTPDLLRVPAVRATVDALCASARDLDLTHHSVSVATGG
- a CDS encoding AIM24 family protein, coding for MTIHGKLFSQHAENESTDPFVQQNKKLLKVSMAYGPVLARTGSMVAYQGSVNFKNKGSGGLNKMLKSAMTGEGVDLMECTGQGELFLAHDAADIQVIYLENDSISVNGNSVLAFSASIDWDIHRIQARGGMMTGGLYNVTLRGTGYVAVTTHGEPVALDVGSAPTFGDAQAVVLWTSGVTMDLKVDTGGLKSMIRGGTGEMLQMAFGGQGHVLIQPSEGVVTGGTEKTSSASFFGQ
- a CDS encoding aminotransferase class V-fold PLP-dependent enzyme; translation: MTAVTEPSAVASLARELWAPVPGYLNASTLGLPPRIVIDVMQEALLEWQSGQACPTRYGDLAEQARRRYAELMGVPAATVAIGSHTSVLVGTVATSLPDGVEILCPSGDFTSLTFPFEVQAQRGVTVRHVPLQELAQEITPRTHLVAFSLAQSSTGDLADVTAVCEAAARHGALTLCDVTQAAGWMPVDAGLFDITVCSAYKWLCQPRGTAYLTVRPEAADRLVPNNAGWYAGQSVWESVYGPQMSLARDARRFDVSPAWLCWVGAAAAAETFAQLDLVQVREHDVRLANALRERLGLETCARPVVTLEDGDGSRIAQLEAAGVRCASRAGRVRLSFHVWNTDDDVDLVIDALG
- a CDS encoding patatin-like phospholipase family protein, encoding MLQHQPHGPVTPGDPQSAQMDAARATAHHGPSAPGPRSGSALCLSGGGFRAALFHLGAKRRLNELGILGRLRTISAVSGGAIVANLLADPRLTWPDPQGEPAQVGGFEECVAEPLRRLTGRNVRTPALLSRLRPSGWTRPDASVESLAQQLTELVPWWGSDLRYTDRSGPVILTSATEIGYGVSWVFADSRSVTPRGRIGDYRLGHAAPPPGPRIADAVAASCAYPPFFPPMELDGRTLALQGGVPDPSEAPEVSDGLLSRIQLADGGIYDNLGVEPVWSDHAAVLVSDGGAVFRSRPAGSLVGRLLHTLSIAGSGAQTTRLRWLRASFSAGLVQGATWSLESTNTVSRVPGHGPAPGERESYPPHLVDQINQMRTDLDAFRPAEQHILERHGYAVADASVRRHSPQLVAREADFEPPHPEVADPETVGRELRDSGQVRALGRR